In Porites lutea chromosome 1, jaPorLute2.1, whole genome shotgun sequence, a single genomic region encodes these proteins:
- the LOC140932843 gene encoding uncharacterized protein, with amino-acid sequence MTSFRVQLPEKFDFSRQEEWPKWSRRFERFRQASGLAKEEEESQINTLIYAMGDQADDILTSFKLSTSQQKQYHTVKTKFDEHFVVRRNVIFERAKFNRRRQEDGETVDTFITALHALAEYCDYGTLKDEMIRDRIVVGLQDSKLSEKLQLDPELSLAKAINHARQSEAVKKQQALLRNDFKDSEDAKKNVDAVKVTRKNPPKLKDENGPKPKKTPLKKPPSQPSSTRCERCGNLPPHKRANCPAKDATCFKCSKRGHWETVCKSSKTVGEVEEDENLFLGEIGTETNNTFWSVDLMLNNAEVRFKIDTGADVTVIPDKIYEALRPTPTLVKSSKTLFGPAHTSLPVRGCFVGKIQKGDKTTEQEIFVVNGARNALLGRPAIETLAIVQKVDAVEATNLNAKFPGLFTGLGKLRGPDYVIKLKPEAKPFALSR; translated from the exons ATGACATCTTTCCGAGTCCAGCTACCGGAAAAGTTTGATTTCAGTCGTCAAGAAGAGTGGCCGAAATGGAGCCGAAGATTTGAACGTTTCCGCCAAGCGTCTGGCCTGgcgaaagaagaagaagagagcCAAATAAACACGCTGATCTACGCTATGGGAGATCAAGCAGACGATATTTTGACCTCCTTCAAACTTTCCACGTCGCAGCAGAAACAATATCACACCGTTAAAACGAAGTTTGATGAACACTTTGTGGTTCGCCGAAATGTTATTTTTGAGCGAGCAAAGTTCAATCGGCGCCGCCAAGAAGATGGCGAGACTGTTGACACATTTATTACAGCGCTGCACGCACTCGCTGAATACTGCGATTACGGAACCCTAAAGGACGAGATGATCCGAGACCGAATTGTGGTGGGCCTTCAAGACTCAAAATTATCGGAGAAACTCCAACTTGACCCGGAATTATCTCTGGCTAAAGCGATCAATCATGCGCGACAAAGCGAAGCTGTAAAGAAGCAACAAGCCCTTTTGAGAAACGACTTCAAGGATTCTGAAGATGCAAAGAAAAACGTCGACGCGGTCAAGGTAACACGAAAGAACCCTCCGAAACTCAAGGATGAAAATGGGCCGAAACCTAAGAAAACACCGCTAAAGAAACCGCCTTCTCAGCCTTCTTCGACACGCTGCGAACGCTGCGGAAATCTCCCGCCTCACAAGCGAGCGAACTGCCCAGCTAAAGACGCAACTTGTTTCAAGTGCTCAAAGAGAGGCCACTGGGAAACTGTCTGTAAATCGTCCAAAACGGTTGGCGAAGTGgaagaagatgaaaatttgtttcttgGTGAAATAGGAACTGAAACGAACAACACCTTTTGGTCAGTAGATCTGATGCTTAATAACGCAGAAGTTCGCTTCAAGATTGACACTGGAGCTGACGTGACCGTAATCCCTGATAAGATCTACGAAGCGCTACGACCGACTCCAACCCTCGTAAAATCAAGCAAGACATTGTTTGGTCCAGCTCATACTTCACTCCCTGTGCGTGGATGTTTTGTGGGAAAAATCCAGAAAGGAGACAAAACAACGGAGCAGGAGATATTCGTAGTGAACGGTGCCCGCAACGCCCTGCTTGGTCGTCCAGCTATAGAAACTCTTGCCATAGTACAAAAGGTTGATGCTGTGGAAGCCACAAACCTCAATGCAAAGTTTCCAGGACTTTTCACTGGACTTGGAAAACTTCGAGGTCCTGACTACGTCATAAAGCTGAAACCCGAGGCCAAACCATTCGCACTCA GTAGATGA
- the LOC140923181 gene encoding uncharacterized protein: MPPKRPLRSRRPSATAIDAAASGESQRKRARSKKQKTVPQVPEPQGPAPQVPVPQVPPPQVPAPQGPVAQGPAPQVPVPQVPVLPASQDVAFPPGLLDTLVARVADEVTKRLTPVYASASNNVEVPQPFEVPAATDGSVEEVPIMENVSNLINHSLTSVQSALSDPKIPSLGATSYGPDTNGHSSLSAASELATIVSTLVKSSLQPSSIPTYKRAWKLFYQFLHATLPGVPGTLPVPPPTLALFIAYMFDHKYAPSTVNTYVSALGYCHKLAGFFDPTKIFFIIQMLKGYGKIGSRLDSRLPITLPILQRIVMSAIHLSDSHYNICQFRAMCSLAFFAFLRVGEITASASGHTLQINQLTKLVNHKQEIVALKVSFFNSKHNYNQRPFSLEISRQNFCCPVQLMLEFLRLRGNKPGPLFIMRDGWPVSRSVFSEKLSICIKYCGLDPSRFKGHSFRIGAASHAAEGGMSDAQIRTLGRWKSNAFLKYIRIQSLSS; encoded by the exons ATGCCACCAAAGCGTCCGTTGCGTTCTCGCCGACCTTCAGCAACAGCTATTGATGCTGCCGCATCCGGAGAGAGTCAAAGGAAGAGAGCCAGgtccaaaaaacaaaaaactgtccCACAAGTGCCAGAACCACAGGGGCCAGCACCACAAGTGCCTGTACCACAAGTGCCACCACCCCAGGTGCCAGCACCACAAGGGCCAGTCGCACAAGGGCCAGCACCCCAAGTGCCCGTACCACAGGTGCCTGTACTACCAGCTAGCCAAGACGTTGCCTTTCCTCCGGGGTTGCTAGATACCCTTGTTGCCAGGGTCGCGGATGAGGTAACCAAACGTTTAACGCCTGTATATGCATCAGCATCAAACAACGTAGAAGTTCCTCAGCCTTTCGAAGTTCCTGCTGCGACAGATGGATCAGTAGAAGAAGTGCCGATCATGGAAAATGTGTCTAATTTAATCAACCACTCCCTTACAAGTGTGCAGTCAGCCCTTTCAG ATCCAAAAATTCCGTCTCTTGGCGCCACTTCATATGGACCAGACACCAACGGACATTCCTCTTTATCTGCAGCCTCAGAACTGGCAACCATAGTATCCACACTCGTTAAGTCTAGTCTTCAGCCTTCATCCATCCCGACTTATAAAAGGGCATGGAAGCTTTTTTACCAATTTCTTCATGCTACTTTGCCTGGGGTCCCGGGTACTCTCCCAGTTCCCCCTCCTACCCTAGCACTATTCATTGCTTATATGTTTGATCATAAATACGCCCCATCAACAGTAAATACTTATGTTTCGGCCTTAGGTTACTGCCACAAATTAGCAGGTTTTTTCGATcccacaaaaatattttttattatccaAATGCTGAAAGGTTATGGCAAGATTGGATCGCGCCTAGACAGTAGGCTACCCATTACCTTGCCTATTCTTCAGCGGATAGTGATGTCAGCAATTCACCTTTCGGACAGCCATTATAATATTTGTCAATTTCGAGCCATGTGCTCATTggcattttttgcctttttgagGGTGGGTGAAATTACAGCCTCGGCATCTGGACACACTCTACAAATCAACCAACTTACTAAGTTAGTCAATCACAAACAGGAAATTGTGGCGCTAAAGGTCTCATTTTTCAATTCAAAACACAACTACAACCAGCGTCCTTTCTCTTTGGAGATTTCTCGCCAGAATTTTTGTTGTCCAGTACAGCTCATGCTTGAATTTTTGCGCCTCAGGGGTAATAAACCTGGGCCTCTTTTCATTATGCGGGATGGTTGGCCTGTGTCAAGATCTGTTTTTTCAGAGAAACTTTCCATTTGTATTAAATATTGTGGACTTGATCCTTCACGGTTCAAGGGTCACAGTTTTCGAATTGGGGCTGCTTCTCATGCTGCAGAGGGGGGAATGTCCGACGCGCAGATCCGAACTTTAGGACGCTGGAAATCTAATGCGTTCCTGAAATACATTCGTATTCAGTCTCTATCTagttaa
- the LOC140932864 gene encoding patched domain-containing protein 3-like encodes MEDLNRAEKYFRLKAREEIVLLTASPDHLNVLAPDCQREAFKAHRAVMELESYSQFCVTLSGDKAKTQDDCMIINPLEFFQFNESNLDNKTLDEILGKITKAYDNSSPLTRNGPTFSYNFKRTFGGTTPPDRTIKRATALQMVYLMNDFSDQKEIDKVLEWEKKFIDKLESLDGTFSCFKVHYSSERSQDDAITESSGSDITLVSITFTLMITFACVMLGKFLNPLTGHSLLANAGVFAVALGILSGFGLAMLCRVPFVSFMGVLPFLVLGIGIDDMLILVDELDRQPRDMSVTEKIKAVMSHSGATVTMTTVTDLVAFAVSTSSSFPAIK; translated from the coding sequence ATGGAGGATCTAAACAGGGCCGAGAAATACTTCCGATTAAAAGCTCGTGAGGAAATCGTCCTTTTAACGGCGTCTCCTGATCATCTGAATGTCCTAGCTCCGGATTGTCAGCGGGAGGCTTTCAAGGCACATCGTGCAGTTATGGAGTTAGAATCATACTCTCAATTCTGTGTCACGCTGTCAGGAGACAAAGCAAAGACACAGGACGACTGCATGATAATTaacccgctggaattttttcagtttaatgAGAGCAACCTCGATAACAAAACCCTGGATGAGATTCTAgggaaaataacaaaagcctATGACAACTCAAGCCCTTTGACACGAAATGGCCCGACCTTCTCTTACAACTTTAAACGCACTTTTGGTGGCACCACGCCACCAGACAGAACCATCAAAAGAGCCACAGCACTGCAAATGGTGTATCTAATGAATGACTTTAGCGACCAGAAAGAAATTGATAAAGTTCTGGAGTGGGAGAAGAAGTTCATCGACAAACTGGAGTCGTTAGACGGTACTTTTTCCTGTTTTAAAGTCCATTACTCAAGCGAGAGAAGCCAGGACGATGCTATTACTGAAAGCAGCGGCTCTGACATCACTCTGGTATCAATCACTTTTACGCTAATGATCACATTTGCTTGCGTCATGCTCGGCAAGTTCCTGAATCCGCTGACTGGTCACTCGTTGCTCGCTAACGCAGGAGTGTTTGCTGTGGCCCTTGGAATACTATCCGGCTTTGGCCTTGCCATGTTGTGTCGCGTTCCTTTCGTCAGTTTCATGGGCGTGTTGCCGTTTTTGGTTCTTGGGATTGGAATCGATGACATGCTCATTCTAGTAGATGAACTTGATCGACAGCCACGGGACATGTCAGTAACAGAAAAGATTAAGGCTGTGATGTCGCATTCAGGAGCCACTGTTACCATGACAACTGTGACGGATCTTGTGGCATTCGCTGTTAGTACGTCTTCCTCGTTTCCAGCGATAAAGTAA